The following is a genomic window from Candidatus Moraniibacteriota bacterium.
AACCAATAGAAAAAACCTATGCCGGAAACATCGGACGCGCGCGTAGTATTCATGGGAACGCCGAGTTTCGCAGAATCAATCCTCGCTTCTCTCGTCGACAATCACTACAATATAGTCGCCGTCTATACGCAGCCCGACCGTCCGTCCGGACGCAATCAAGAGGTTGTGCAGAGCCCCGTCAAGATATTTGCCGAAGCTCACACCGTACCCGTTGTACAGCCCGATCGATTCGACCGCGAAACCATCGAGCAATTGCGCGAATTCAAACCGGACATCATCATCGTCGCCGCATACGGAAAAATTCTGCCTCAGGACGTACTGAATATACCGCCATTCGAATGCATCAATGTTCATGCATCACTCCTCCCTCGCTGGCGAGGCGCTTCCCCGATACAAAACGCTCTCCTTGCTGGCGATACCGAGACCGGTGTCACCATCATGAAAATGGATGCCGGCATGGACACCGGCCCAATTTTCCAGCAGAAATCACTCCCAATCAGCTCATCCGACACCGCCGAAACACTTCTTCCGAAACTCGCCGAAGCCGGCGCATCAATCCTGCTTTCGACTCTCGAACAATGGCTCGACAAAAAAATAGACCCGAAACCACAACCATCGGAAGGTGTCACGCTTTGCCAGCTCATCGAGCGTGAGGATGGAAAAATATTCTGGAGCGACGAAGCGGAATCGATATACAATCGCTATCGTGCACTCTCTCCATGGCCCGGCATTTTCTCGTTTTGGCGAAAAGACGGATCGCTCCTCCGAATAAAGTTTCATCGAATCTCTTTGCAAAAACAAAGCCCGGAAACACCTCACGAACTCGGACAGGTGTTTGAAATCGGCGAAACCATCGGCATCGAAACCGCTCGCGGCACTATCCTCCTCGACGAAGTCCAGCTCGAAGGAAAATCTTCCGTTCCCATCAAGGATTTTGTCCGCGGATATCCCG
Proteins encoded in this region:
- a CDS encoding methionyl-tRNA formyltransferase, which codes for MPETSDARVVFMGTPSFAESILASLVDNHYNIVAVYTQPDRPSGRNQEVVQSPVKIFAEAHTVPVVQPDRFDRETIEQLREFKPDIIIVAAYGKILPQDVLNIPPFECINVHASLLPRWRGASPIQNALLAGDTETGVTIMKMDAGMDTGPIFQQKSLPISSSDTAETLLPKLAEAGASILLSTLEQWLDKKIDPKPQPSEGVTLCQLIEREDGKIFWSDEAESIYNRYRALSPWPGIFSFWRKDGSLLRIKFHRISLQKQSPETPHELGQVFEIGETIGIETARGTILLDEVQLEGKSSVPIKDFVRGYPDFIGAILE